A genomic region of Tigriopus californicus strain San Diego chromosome 1, Tcal_SD_v2.1, whole genome shotgun sequence contains the following coding sequences:
- the LOC131883631 gene encoding uncharacterized protein LOC131883631 translates to MSKREKHRALITRLESDLWDWRQECRTEGKKALSKKLVQARARWAFHREGMKDFKASDGWYWKWLSRWQKQPQLSHSTMDLKSAQDIHTLSIDNEVPLVDSPSLATEARDYLYYLQRKHQFHPIKLATLSPSTCSTFFPEDPSHSGSISTEWHTAIDDGEDQNAIDQMLEHTIMFQDDPRHEDIISNLSWDSLEDATHDDDQSKLTKSEEHQQHPDHQALNCSFVSPFNDLVGLSKEPRNEAAEETSMNIEHILDSVPLPPIMVSHEDEFFMSDCQPSLADAIPATTTHSSSSNNNNNSHVISSSSSSSSSLNNSLLCDLSSSVLPFSLPSPSGSASEQSFSPYSQHSSWDDIGSSSSMVSSPRSSSATQEPRGTSVIAHHRSLGPKFLNQLKERVREYARTHTYKETAKKFGVHHSTVSGWVKTASTATDTSLEGKPTRFYNSSFCSEEEARQFKSLEFEVDSTTLSSGHDGHSRLPNGDLIKRRLERISSPSSFPPSAFPSHGFQGLDGAFIDWLARCRRNHQVLSSSIVTKQIQEIIKQAGQVSEDTCKWFLLWKNRREEKLYVEGMEDDLECKRETQNLAYPPAFKLEVALYATQHSQYAASKIFSVARRRIFDWMKQIPKLKEMVSSGLVKKITGRGPKNKDIDLILYKWYCKNKSQGKRPKSSQVQSKAKDIFMARGYTDMKCSYGWFKRWSQRFKIQLRYSYDEDLLEWVWSQFEANNSISHLDLQKFGLNVIGRDDASFKASSGWAMRFCKRNKNLMSPYLVSPSDWSELPPKLVEHAREFSSNTLELIQEHHLSVKRIGFMDEVPLHLNPQSHSPGSFTNKSSRTHHPGFQLRHAGFQDCSAVVVLSALADGTLLTPLLILKTSKLGRSQSLLVRHKDILVLYQQSDNQIRACDSVLAQWLSSVWFQHVPTPNLMIMDSFGSHEGMTARAFVSARRSHLALIPPSCTPLVQPLLWGLTWRFKQCIEDAYLHVLREHQTSSRILKDKCAISDSQIIQWTNDAYQAVSKDKEISHQEFQSSEICVKASKE, encoded by the exons ATGAGTAAACGAGAAAAGCATCGAGCCTTAATCACACGGCTGGAAAGTGACTTATGGGATTGGCGCCAAGAATGCCGAACGGAGGGCAAAAAGGCCCTCTCCAAAAAGCTCGTTCAAGCCCGAGCAAGATGGGCCTTTCATCGAGAGGGCATGAAAGATTTCAAG GCTTCAGATGGATGGTATTGGAAATGGTTGTCCCGTTGGCAAAAGCAGCCCCAACTCTCTCATTCCACCATGGACCTAAAATCGGCTCAAGAC ATCCATACCCTGTCCATTGACAACGAGGTCCCGTTGGTGGACTCGCCATCATTGGCCACTGAAGCTCGAGATTATCTCTACTATCTTCAAAGAAAGCATCAGTTTCATCCAATAAAATTGGCAACCCTCTCGCCCTCCACCTGTTCCACATTCTTCCCGGAGGACCCATCACACTCTGGCTCCATATCCACCGAATGGCACACTGCAATCGACGATGGAGAGGATCAGAATGCTATTGATCAAATGTTGGAACATACCATCATGTTCCAAGACGATCCCAGGCATGAggatatcatttcaaatttatctTGGGATTCACTCGAGGATGCTACTCACGACGACGATCAAAGCAAGCTGACGAAATCCGAGGAACATCAACAGCATCCCGACCATCAGGCGCTCAATTGCTCGTTTGTCTCACCCTTCAATGATCTCGTTGGCTTATCCAAAGAGCCTCGAAATGAGGCCGCGGAGGAGACATCCATGAATATTGAGCATATCCTGGATTCAGTTCCGCTCCCGCCGATAATGGTGTCTCACGAGGACGAGTTCTTCATGAGCGATTGCCAGCCCTCCCTTGCTGATGCCATCCCGGCCACCACCACccacagcagcagcagcaacaacaacaacaacagccatgTG AtctcctcgtcgtcctcttcgtcctcctcgttGAATAACTCATTGCTCTGTGATCTAAGTAGTTCCGTTCTACCCTTCAGCCTCCCTTCGCCTTCTGGGTCTGCAAGCGAGCAAAGTTTCTCACCGTATTCGCAGCATTCGTCCTGGGACGATATTGGATCTTCTTCCTCGATGGTCTCGAGTCCACGTTCCTCTTCGGCCACTCAAGAACCTCGTGGAACTTCTGTGATCGCTCACCATCGGAGTCTGGGCCCGAAGTTCCTGAACCAGCTCAAGGAACGAGTGCGGGAATACGCCCGTACCCATACGTACAAGGAGACGGCCAAAAAGTTTGGCGTTCACCACTCCACCGTGTCCGGCTGGGTGAAAACGGCCTCGACCGCAACAGACACAAGTCTCGAGGGAAAACCCACCAGATTTTACAACTCCTCGTTCTGTTCGGAGGAAGAGGCGCGCCAATTCAAATCCCTGGAGTTTGAAGTGGATTCGACCACACTTTCATCTGGCCATGATGGGCACTCGAGGCTGCCAAATGGGGACCTAATTAAAAGACGCTTGGAAAGAAtatcttctccttcttcttttcctccttccGCCTTCCCTTCCCATGGGTTCCAGGGACTGGATGGTGCATTCATAGACTGGTTGGCACGATGCAGACGCAATCATCAAGTACTTTCGAGCTCGATCGTGACCAAGCAAATTCAAGAAATTATCAAACAGGCGGGCCAAGTGTCCGAAGACACGTGCAAGTGGTTCTTGTTGTGGAAAAACAG ACGTGAGGAAAAGCTGTACGTGGAAGGCATGGAAGACGACTTGGAATGCAAAAGGGAAACTCAAAACCTAGCTTATCCACCGGCTTTCAAGCTTGAGGTCGCTCTCTATGCCACTCAACACAGCCAATATGCAGCCTCGAAAATATTTTCCGTGGCTCGGAGGAGGATCTTTGATTGGATGAAGCAGATtccaaaactgaaagaaatGGTCTCGAGTGGGCTCGTGAAGAAAATCACCGGACGTGGGCCCAAGAATAAGGACATTGACCTCATCTTATACAAATG GTATTGCAAGAACAAGTCCCAAGGAAAAAGACCGAAATCGTCTCAGGTCCAAAGTAAGGCCAAGGATATTTTTATGGCCAGAGGTTACACGGATATGAAATGCTCCTATGGTTGGTTCAAAAGATGGTCCCAAAGGTTTAAAATCCAGTTACGCTATTCTTATGACGAAGATCTCCTGGAATGGGTGTGGTCCCAATTTGAGGCGAATAATTCGATCTCTCATTTGGATCTCCAAAAATTTGGGCTTAATGTTATTGGCAGAGATGATGCGTCATTCAAAGCTTCTTCAGGTTGGGCAATGCG ATTCtgcaagaggaacaagaaccTGATGAGTCCGTACCTCGTGTCCCCATCGGATTGGTCAGAATTGCCTCCAAAGCTTGTTGAACATGCCCGTGAGTTCTCGAGCAATACCTTGGAACTGATCCAGGAACACCACCTGTCAGTCAAACGAATCGGTTTCATGGATGAAGTTCCACTCCATTTGAATCCTCAAAGCCATTCTCCGGGTTCCTTCACCAACAAATCCAGCCGAACTCATCATCCCGGGTTCCAATTACGCCACGCTGGTTTTCAAGATTGCTCCGCGGTCGTGGTTTTATCAGCTTTGGCGGATGGAACACTTCTGACGCCGTTGCTTATTTTAAAG ACCTCGAAGCTTGGCCGATCTCAATCGTTGCTAGTGAGGCACAAGGATATATTGGTGCTCTACCAACAGAGCGACAATCAGATCAGAGCTTGCGATTCTGTTCTGGCCCAATGGCTTTCTTCAGTTTGGTTCCAACACGTTCCAACTCCAAACCTTATGATAATGGACTCCTTTGGATCTCATGAAGGAATGACGGCCAGAGCATTCGTGTCCGCCAGGAGATCCCATCTCGCGTTGATTCCTCCTTCTTGCACACCATTAGTTCAGCCTTTGTTATGGGGGCTCACATGGAGATTTAAA CAATGTATTGAAGATGCTTATTTACATGTCCTCAGGGAGCACCAAACCAGTTCAAGGATTCTGAAAGACAAATGCGCAATAAGTGATTCACAAATCATTCAATGGACCAATGACGCATATCAAGCAGTTTCAAAAGATAAG gaaATCTCGCATCAAGAGTTTCAATCCAGTGAAATTTGTGTTAAAGcttcaaaagaataa
- the LOC131883642 gene encoding uncharacterized protein LOC131883642 — protein sequence MGPIFVSLFLTCLVVANASPFRFTEGGMRPDFLGEAGLNAVPRMGRRSPSGNPFDPSRFRFRFHGPSSNWLGSRSALAGFRFSGEEADPNQYFQLKKRMAGGDDEKDKKALENQEATQAMDNNAQANLMERYADSFMKDYLSSLAQKAAYEKLAFTRFQSIPDNLPWRPRYLPPISQMNYETPLQKFLNTASEPTEEGDEIEPMKIVDPSNGRDGLSRTSHLFGLKPFMRMNY from the exons ATGG GCCCAATTTTTGTCAGTTTATTCTTAACATGTTTGGTCGTGGCCAATGCCTCACCATTCCGGTTCACTGAAGGTGGTATGAGACCCGATTTCTTGGGCGAGGCCGGCTTAAACGCAGTCCCGCGGATGGGCCGCCGATCTCCCTCTGGGAACCCGTTTGACCCGAGTCGGTTCCGCTTCCGTTTCCACGGTCCCTCTTCTAATTGGTTGGGATCTCGTTCTGCTTTGGCGGGTTTTCGATTTTCTGGTGAAGAGGCTGACCCGAACCAGTatttccaattgaaaaaaaggatggCCGGCGGGGACGACGAGAAAGACAAGAAGGCGTTGGAGAACCAGGAGGCCACGCAGGCGATGGATAATAATGCTCAGGCTAATCTGATGGAGAGGTACGCCGACTCATTCATGAAGGACTACCTGAGCTCCCTGGCCCAGAAGGCTGCCTATGAGAAGCTG GCCTTCACTCGCTTCCAGTCCATCCCCGACAATCTGCCCTGGCGGCCCCGATATCTTCCACCCATCTCTCAAATGAACTACGAGACTCCCCTTCAAAAATTCCTGAACACGGCATCCGAGCCTACGGAAGAGGGCGACGAGATTGAGCCCATGAAAATCGTTGATCCTTCCAATGGTCGAGATGGACTGTCTCGCACCTCGCATCTTTTTGGTCTCAAACCTTTCATGAGAATGAATTATTGA